CCGGTCGCTCAGGGCAGTCACCACCTCGTGGACCAGGTCGGCGAAGGGAACCGGCACCGCCGGCCGGACGATGTGGCCCTGTCTGGCCAGCTCCAGGAGGTCCAGCAGCCGCTGCTCCATCTGGCGGGCCATGGCCATGACCCGGTCCAGATGCTCGGCGGCCTTGGCCAGCTCGCCCCGCGCCAGCAGGACCTGGACCCGCCGGGCAAAGCCGCCAATGATGGTGAGAGGCGTCCTGAGATCGTGGGAGATGGTGTGGGCAAACCGCTCCAGCTCCTGGGTCTTGGCCCCCAGCTCCTGCAGCAGCGCCTCGTCGTGGCGGGCCCGGGCATGCTCCACGGCCTCGGCCAGACGGGAGGCGACCTCGTCCAGGAGCTGGCCCTCCTCGGGGAGAAACGGCTTTGTCTCCGGCGAGCCGCCGCTGGCGTCGACAAAGACCTCCACGTGGCCCACCTCTTCGTGTTGCAGGATGATGGCGCTCGACAGCCGCCACGGGGTCTCCTGGAAGGGCACGCTCTGGAAGATCCGATCCGGGAAGACGATCCGGACGCTGGTCGCCCCCGGCTCCTGGAAGGCACCGGGCAGGAGCGCCGCCGCCTCCTGGAACAGCAGCTCCAGGGTGCCCGCCCGCCGGGCGATCAGTTGGGAGAGGGCATACAGGCAGGACAGCTCCTTGACCCGCTCCTGGAGCGCCCGCTCCGCCTGTCGCCGGGCCGTGGTCTCTACCCCCACGCCCCAGGTGGACCAGCCGGGGATGGGGACGCGGCTGGAGATGTTGGACCAGGCGATGGTCTTCACGGTTCCGTCCTTGGCGGTGAGATCCCACTCCCAGTCGTAGTAGTCGTCGCCCCGTTCCTTCCAGGCTGCCATCATCGCGTTGCGGTAGTCGGCATCGGGGTAGAGGATCTCCATGGCCTGGGGATTGCCGACCAGCTCCTCGGCGGTGTAGCCGGTCACTCGTTCTCCCTCCTGGTTCCAGGCGCAGAGGATGCCGTTGGCGTCGAAGGCGTCCAGGATCACCGGCATCTGGGCAATGATCGCCCGCAGCTGCTCCTCGCCGGCTTGCCCGCCCTCGCCTGCCCGGCGCAAGGCCGGGCCACCGGTGAGGGAGCCCACATAGCCGTTGAGCCCGCCGGCGGCGGTGGACAGGGGCGTGGCCACCGCCTGCACCCGGGTCGCGGCCTTCCCGGCCGCCCGGAGCCGGAATTCGGCCTGGAAAGACCGGCCGTGCAGGGTCGCCTCCTGCCAGGCCGCGGCCACCCGCGCTCGATCTTCCGGCACCAGGGCGGCGAGCCAGCCGTCCCCCCGCGCCTCCTGGGCGGACAGGCCGGCCATCGCGCACCAGCGGCGGTTGACGTAGAGGTAGCGGCCAGCCGCATCGGTCCGGAAGAGACCAACCGGCGCCATCTCGGTGAGGGCCTCGAACCAGCGCTCGCCTTCGTTCCGGTGGGCAGTCACCGCTCGTCCCGTTGGCAGGCTCGTGTGGGCTTCTTCCCCGGCCGCGGCACAGACGCCGCTGGCCGGTGGCCAGAGGGATGTCCTGGACTCTGTTCTGGTGATACCGGAAAACGCCGGTGCAAGGCAAACGAAAAGGCGCCGTATGACGCCCGGGTGGAAGTCAAGGCAGGGCCAGAGGCCGTCCGGCACGGGGCCGGCGGGGCGGGCGGTGCTGCGGTGCCGCCCAGGCCGAAAGCCGGGGCCCGGGCGGCGGGGGAGGAGACGCGGCTACGAGCGGTAGTCGGCGTTGATCTTGACGTAGTCGATGGACAGGTCGCAGGTGCGGATGGCAAACTCCGCCGGGCCGGCGCCCAGATCCACGGTGACCGTGAAGGAGCGGCCTTTGAGGATAGCGGTGGCGGCGGCCTCGGCCTCCTGGCCCACGGCCAGTCCGTCTCGCACCAGCAGGACGCCGTCGATGGCGATGGCCACCCGGCGGGGATCGAGCCACGCGCCGGAGCGGCCGGCCGCGGCCAGAATCCGGCCCCAGTTGGCGTCGGCGCCGAAGAAGGCGGTCTTGACCAGGGCGGAGTTGGCGATGGTGCGGCCGGCCTGCTCCGCCTCCTGCCGGGTGCGGGCGCCCCGCACCCGGATCGTCACCTCCTTGGTGACCCCTTCGCCATCGGCCACGATCTGGCCGGCCAGGTCCTGGCACAGGTCGGACAGGAGAGCGGTGAAGGCGGCGGGCCCGTCGCGGTCGGCCGGGGTGAGGGGAGGGTGGCCGGCCCGGCCCGAGGCCAGGAGGAGCACGGTGTCGTTGGTGGAGGTGTCGCCATCGATGGTGATGGCGTTGAAGGATTCGGCCACCGCCTGGCGCAGCGCCTCCTGCAGGGCCGTGGCCTCCAGGGCCGCGTCGGTCAGCAGGAAGGAGAGCATGGTGGCCATGTTGGGCATGATCATGCCGGCGCCCTTGGCCAGGCCGGCCACGGTCACCGGCCGGCCGGCCACCAGGCCGGTGCGGCTGGCGGTCTTGGGCCGGGTGTCGGTGGTCATCATCGCCCGGGCCACGGCCGGCAGGCCGTCTGCGGCCAAGTCCCGGACGAGATCCGGCACCGCGGCCTCGATGCGCTCCACCGGCAGGGGCTCGCCGATGACGCCGGTGGAGCACGGCAGCACCAGCTCCTCGGCGATGCCCAGGGAGCGGGCCACCGCGGCGGCCGCCGCCCGGGCCGCCGCCATGCCGGCCGTGCCGGTGCAGGCATTGGCGCAGCCGCTGTTGACCAGGATCGCCTGGGCCTGCCCCTTGGCCACCCGCTCCTGACCGAGGAGCACTGGTGCAGCCTTGACCAGGTTGGTGGTGAAGACCCCGGCCACGGTGGCCGGGCCTTCGGCCACGATGAGCCCCAGATCCAGCCGGCCCTGGTAGCGGATCCCTGCCTGGACCGCCGCGGCTTGAAACCCTGCCACCTGCATCAGCTGCCCCTCCCGTGGCATTTTTTGAACTTCTTGCCGGAGCCGCAGGGGCAGGGGGAGTTGCGGCCGACCTTGTCACCACCCCGGCGCTGGGGCTGGTGCTCGGCGCCGGCGGCGGGCCGGTTCAGGCGCAGGGCCCTTTTGCGCCGCTCCTCCTCGGCCATCTCGTCGACCTCGCTTTCCGAGGCCAGCTGGATGCGGAACAGGGTCGCCAGGGTGTTGTGCTTCACCATGGCGATCATGTCCATGAACATGTTGAACCCCTCCTTCTTGTACTCGTCCAGGGGGTTCTTCTGGCCATAGCCCCGGAGGCCGATGCCCTCCTTGAGATGATCCATGCGCAGGAGGTGCTCCTTCCACAGGCCATCGACGATCTGGAGGAGCACCACCCGCTCCAGATGGCGCATGGTGGGGGAGCCGACGGCCTCCTCCTTGGCCTGGTAGGCCCCAGCCAGCAGGGCCTGCACCCGCTCCTTGAGACCGGCGACGTCCAGATCCTGCCGCTCCTCCTCGGAGAAGGCCAGCTGCACCCCGAAGATGCCCTGAATCCGGTCCAGGAGGGCCGCCCAGTCCCACTCGGCCGGCGCCTTCCTGGAGTCCACGGTCTCCGCCACCGCCTCGCTGGCCAGGTCCACCAGCATCTCGGTGATGACGTCTTTCAGGTCCTGGCCGGAGAGGGCCTCCCGCCGCTGGCGGTAGATCACCTCCCGCTGCTTGTTCATGACATCGTCGTATTCCAGGAGGTGCTTGCGGATGTCGAAGTTGTGGGCCTCCACCTTGCGCTGGGCGTTCTCGATCGCCCGGCTGATGAGGTTGTGCTCGATGGGCTCGTCCTCTTCCATCCCCAGGCGGTCCATGATGCCGGAGATGCGGTCCGAGCCGAAGATCCGCAGAAGATCGTCCTGCAAGGAGAGATAGAACCGGGAAGAGCCCGGGTCGCCCTGGCGGCCGGAGCGGCCCCGCAGCTGGTTGTCGATGCGCCGGGACTCGTGGCGCTCGGTGCCCAGGATGTGGAGCCCTCCCAGATCCGGCACCCCTTCCCCCAGCTTGATGTCGGTGCCCCGGCCCGCCATGTTGGTGGCAATGGTCACCCGGCCGGCTTGTCCGGCCTCGGCGATGATCTGGGCCTCCTGCTCGTGGTGCTTGGCGTTGAGCACGGCATGCGGGATGCCCTCCTTCTTCAGCATGGCCGAGATCCGCTCGGACTTCTCGATGGAGATGGTGCCCACCAGAACCGGCTGGCCCTTGGCATGCAGCTCGGTGATCTCCCGGACCACGGCCCGGAACTTGGCGGCCTCGGTCTTGTAGACCACGTCGGCGTAATCCTTGCGAATCATGGTCTGATGGGTGGGGATCACCGCCACGTCCAGGTTGTAGATCTTCTTGAACTCGGCCGCCTCGGTGTCGGCGGTGCCGGTCATGCCCGCCAGCTTGTCGTACATCCGGAAGTAGTTCTGGAAGGTGATGGAGGCGAGCGTCTGGTTCTCGTTTTCGACCTTCACCCCCTCCTTGGCCTCCAGGGCCTGGTGGAGGCCGTCGCTGTACCGGCGGCCCGGCATGGTCCGGCCGGTGAACTCGTCCACGATCACCACCTGGCCGTCGTTCACGATATAGTCCACATCCTTCTGGAAGAGGACATGGGCCTTCAGGGCCTGGTTGACGTGGTGCAGCCACTCGATGTTCTTGGGATCGTAGAGGTTGTCCACGCCCAGGAGCTCCTCGGCCCGGGCCACGCCCTCCTCGGTCATGGACACCGAGCGGGCCTTCTCATCCACCGTGTACTGCACCTCCTTCTTCATGCGCGGGATGATGGCGTTGACCTTGTGGTAGAGCTCGGTGGACATCTCCGCCGGGCCGGAGATGATGAGCGGGGTGCGGGCCTCGTCGATGAGGATGCTGTCCACCTCGTCGACGATGGCGTAGTGGAACTCCCGCTGGCAGAAGTCCCGGCGGTCGAACTTCATGTTGTCCCGGAGGTAGTCGAAGCCGAACTCGTTGTTGGTGCCGTAGGTGATGTCGGCGTGGTAGGCGGCTCGGCGGGCCGCGTCGTCCAGGCCGTGGACGATCACCCCGACGCTCATGCCTAAGGCCTGGTAGATGCCGCCCATCCAGGTGGAGTCCCGGCGGGCCAGGTAGTCGTTGACCGTGACCACGTGCACGCCGCGGCCGGTGAGGGCGTTGAGATAGACCGGCAGGGTGGCGACCAGGGTCTTGCCCTCGCCGGTCTTCATCTCGGCGATCCTGCCCTGATGGAGAACGATGCCGCCGATGAGCTGAACGTCGTAAGGCCGCTGGCCCAGGACCCGCCAGGCCGCCTCGCGCACCGTGGCGAAGGCCTCGGGCAGCAGGCTGTCCAGGGACTCGCCCTGGCTGAGCCTTTCCCGGAGCAAGACGGTGCGGCCGGCCAGGTCCTCATCGGACAGGGGCTTGACCTCGGCCTCCAGGGCGTTGATCCGGTCGACCACCGGCCGCAGGCTCTTGAGATAGCGCTCGTTTTTGCTGCCAAAAACCCTGGTCAGGACACGTCCAATCATGGCGATTCCTTCGTGGCTCCCCATTCCCAGAGCAGCGCCTCCTCGGTGCAGTCGGGGAATTTCGGGCACTGGATGCAGTCGCTCCAGACCTTGTGGGGCAGCTCCTTCTTGTCGATGTCTCGGAAGCCCAGCTTGCGGAAGAAGCCGGGCTGATAGGTCAGGGTGAAGACCCGGTGGATGCCGAAGGTCAAGGCCTCGGCCAGGATGGCGGTGACCAGCTGCCGGCCGATGCCCTGGCCGTGGCGGTCCTCGGTCACCGCCAGGGAGCGGACCTCGGCCAGATCCTCCCAGCAGAAGTGGAGGGCGCACACGCCGATCAGTCGCTCCCCTGCCCCTTCTTCTTCCACCGCGACATGGAAGTCCCGGATCTGGTCATAGAGGGAGGACAGCGAGCGGCCCAGCAAGAGGCCCCGATCAGCGAAGCGGTTGAGGAGGGCGTGGATGGGACGGACATCCTCGATGCGGGCCTTGCGGATCATGATCGCTCCCCCCCCCGGACGGTCGGCAATAACCCTCGGCAAGGAGGGCGATACGACATGGGCCTCCGGTGAGCACAGACTGCACCACGACGGCCCAGTCCTGGTCGCGGCCGACATGATACCGGCATTCGGGACAACTGCGCAACAGGTGATCATGACAATCCCCGGGCGCTTGGCTGGATATTCGATAAGCAGACGCCGGCCGACGGTCCTCGGGAGGGCGCGGCCGACATTTTTTTTCGGATCAGCCGGACAACGACCACATTCGCGCTATGCACCTCGCGCCCGCGAGACGCCGTTCT
This genomic window from Thermodesulfobacteriota bacterium contains:
- the argJ gene encoding bifunctional glutamate N-acetyltransferase/amino-acid acetyltransferase ArgJ codes for the protein MQVAGFQAAAVQAGIRYQGRLDLGLIVAEGPATVAGVFTTNLVKAAPVLLGQERVAKGQAQAILVNSGCANACTGTAGMAAARAAAAAVARSLGIAEELVLPCSTGVIGEPLPVERIEAAVPDLVRDLAADGLPAVARAMMTTDTRPKTASRTGLVAGRPVTVAGLAKGAGMIMPNMATMLSFLLTDAALEATALQEALRQAVAESFNAITIDGDTSTNDTVLLLASGRAGHPPLTPADRDGPAAFTALLSDLCQDLAGQIVADGEGVTKEVTIRVRGARTRQEAEQAGRTIANSALVKTAFFGADANWGRILAAAGRSGAWLDPRRVAIAIDGVLLVRDGLAVGQEAEAAATAILKGRSFTVTVDLGAGPAEFAIRTCDLSIDYVKINADYRS
- a CDS encoding N-acetyltransferase; protein product: MIRKARIEDVRPIHALLNRFADRGLLLGRSLSSLYDQIRDFHVAVEEEGAGERLIGVCALHFCWEDLAEVRSLAVTEDRHGQGIGRQLVTAILAEALTFGIHRVFTLTYQPGFFRKLGFRDIDKKELPHKVWSDCIQCPKFPDCTEEALLWEWGATKESP
- a CDS encoding PAS domain S-box protein, translated to MTAHRNEGERWFEALTEMAPVGLFRTDAAGRYLYVNRRWCAMAGLSAQEARGDGWLAALVPEDRARVAAAWQEATLHGRSFQAEFRLRAAGKAATRVQAVATPLSTAAGGLNGYVGSLTGGPALRRAGEGGQAGEEQLRAIIAQMPVILDAFDANGILCAWNQEGERVTGYTAEELVGNPQAMEILYPDADYRNAMMAAWKERGDDYYDWEWDLTAKDGTVKTIAWSNISSRVPIPGWSTWGVGVETTARRQAERALQERVKELSCLYALSQLIARRAGTLELLFQEAAALLPGAFQEPGATSVRIVFPDRIFQSVPFQETPWRLSSAIILQHEEVGHVEVFVDASGGSPETKPFLPEEGQLLDEVASRLAEAVEHARARHDEALLQELGAKTQELERFAHTISHDLRTPLTIIGGFARRVQVLLARGELAKAAEHLDRVMAMARQMEQRLLDLLELARQGHIVRPAVPVPFADLVHEVVTALSDR
- the secA gene encoding preprotein translocase subunit SecA; translated protein: MIGRVLTRVFGSKNERYLKSLRPVVDRINALEAEVKPLSDEDLAGRTVLLRERLSQGESLDSLLPEAFATVREAAWRVLGQRPYDVQLIGGIVLHQGRIAEMKTGEGKTLVATLPVYLNALTGRGVHVVTVNDYLARRDSTWMGGIYQALGMSVGVIVHGLDDAARRAAYHADITYGTNNEFGFDYLRDNMKFDRRDFCQREFHYAIVDEVDSILIDEARTPLIISGPAEMSTELYHKVNAIIPRMKKEVQYTVDEKARSVSMTEEGVARAEELLGVDNLYDPKNIEWLHHVNQALKAHVLFQKDVDYIVNDGQVVIVDEFTGRTMPGRRYSDGLHQALEAKEGVKVENENQTLASITFQNYFRMYDKLAGMTGTADTEAAEFKKIYNLDVAVIPTHQTMIRKDYADVVYKTEAAKFRAVVREITELHAKGQPVLVGTISIEKSERISAMLKKEGIPHAVLNAKHHEQEAQIIAEAGQAGRVTIATNMAGRGTDIKLGEGVPDLGGLHILGTERHESRRIDNQLRGRSGRQGDPGSSRFYLSLQDDLLRIFGSDRISGIMDRLGMEEDEPIEHNLISRAIENAQRKVEAHNFDIRKHLLEYDDVMNKQREVIYRQRREALSGQDLKDVITEMLVDLASEAVAETVDSRKAPAEWDWAALLDRIQGIFGVQLAFSEEERQDLDVAGLKERVQALLAGAYQAKEEAVGSPTMRHLERVVLLQIVDGLWKEHLLRMDHLKEGIGLRGYGQKNPLDEYKKEGFNMFMDMIAMVKHNTLATLFRIQLASESEVDEMAEEERRKRALRLNRPAAGAEHQPQRRGGDKVGRNSPCPCGSGKKFKKCHGRGS